A genomic window from Triticum urartu cultivar G1812 chromosome 7, Tu2.1, whole genome shotgun sequence includes:
- the LOC125524869 gene encoding uncharacterized protein LOC125524869, producing MAMDLQRPQPLHLGFPDPSSLGWAEQPWRRIRSVHGRSTSGSADHGQRPDGGGYRRGCCSALHVSSCASGGQTLLRLRPRGTLIVGGFIFLRSDSVQPHMVNIQFQKNVLLQVTTTTQAKSNDKNQLDEGIHLKHISNLLCVGSFF from the exons ATGGCGATGGATCTGCAGCGTCCGCAGCCGCTCCACCTCGGGTTCCCTGACCCTTCTTCTCTAGGCTGGGCAGAGCAACCATGGCGGCGGATCCGCAGCGTCCATGGCCGCTCCACCTCGGGCAGCGCGGATCACGGTCAGCGGCCCGATGGAGGCGGGTACCGGCGCGGTTGCTGTTCTGCCCTCCATGTCTCCTCCTGCGCCTCCGGTGGCCAGACGCTTCTTCGACTCCGGCCTAG GGGCACCCTCATCGTTGGCGGATTTATATTTCTCAGGTCAGACAGTGTGCAGCCACACATGGTCAACATCCAGTTTCAGAAGAATGTACTGCTGCAGGTAACCACGACGA CGCAGGCGAAGTCGAATGACAAGAACCAGCTAGATGAGGGCATCCATTTGAAACACATATCTAATCTTCTATGTGTGGGATCCTTTTTCTGA